In Bacillus sp. Cs-700, one genomic interval encodes:
- a CDS encoding Rieske 2Fe-2S domain-containing protein codes for MPVQAVKINVGRTRDHVPGFGRAIDLLQLSIAIFCLPDGTFRALHNRCPKGGPIVNGEMSGRFITCLDHQCCIDLFTGSLQSALNSKVETFPVEVEDGFIYVTLE; via the coding sequence ATGCCGGTTCAAGCTGTCAAAATCAATGTTGGAAGAACACGTGATCACGTTCCTGGTTTTGGTCGTGCAATTGATTTACTTCAGCTATCAATTGCGATTTTTTGTCTGCCGGATGGCACGTTTCGAGCGCTTCATAACCGTTGTCCTAAGGGTGGGCCCATCGTCAATGGAGAAATGTCTGGGCGATTTATCACGTGCCTCGACCATCAGTGCTGCATTGATCTCTTTACAGGGAGTCTTCAATCAGCTCTTAACAGCAAGGTCGAAACGTTTCCGGTTGAAGTGGAGGATGGGTTTATTTATGTCACGTTAGAATAG
- a CDS encoding FAD-dependent oxidoreductase — translation MKRLVVIGNGLAGIQFLERLLSMKSSRFEITIIGKEPAYKRYLLSRILQQNVAFEKAELEEEDWYKERGIRLIENEAAVMIDPLSRYVKTDRGRKIAYDTIVLATGANPHVLPVKGAGKNGVMTFRSMNDCKALMDASKRYRKAAVIGAGILGLETAMGLVQQGIDTTVVHHQPNVMNRQLDRLASEMLQEDLEKLGVKFALCKRTKEIIGNSCAQSLTFSDGTSLEADLVLMAVGVKSNVELAKKSGLEVHRGILVDDYLQTSDPCIYAIGECAEHRDVTYGVIDPILDQAEHLAGTIAGCPKPYRGSVASTTLNISGISLFSTGQVLETEDTRTYQWIDPIRHVYKKIVTLHGHVIGAILYGDTSEAVILAKLVSRLAPVSDIPSNQLFPEERKRKTNLTLVPRSDQVSRTAQS, via the coding sequence GTGAAACGCCTTGTTGTAATTGGAAATGGACTTGCCGGCATTCAGTTTCTTGAACGCTTACTTTCGATGAAGTCTTCTCGTTTTGAAATAACGATTATTGGAAAGGAGCCTGCTTATAAGCGATATTTACTTTCGCGGATTCTGCAACAAAATGTTGCTTTTGAAAAAGCAGAATTAGAAGAGGAAGATTGGTACAAAGAACGAGGAATTCGACTCATTGAGAATGAAGCAGCGGTTATGATTGATCCACTCAGTCGTTATGTGAAAACAGATCGAGGACGGAAAATCGCCTATGACACGATTGTTCTTGCGACAGGTGCTAATCCGCACGTACTTCCAGTAAAAGGAGCTGGAAAGAACGGGGTTATGACGTTCCGTTCTATGAACGATTGCAAAGCTTTAATGGATGCATCGAAACGTTATCGAAAAGCAGCTGTGATTGGTGCTGGTATTCTAGGCTTAGAGACAGCGATGGGGCTTGTGCAACAAGGGATCGATACGACGGTTGTTCATCATCAACCGAATGTGATGAATCGACAGCTTGACCGACTTGCATCTGAAATGCTACAAGAAGATTTAGAAAAATTAGGTGTGAAATTTGCTTTATGCAAACGAACAAAAGAAATTATTGGGAACTCTTGTGCACAGTCGCTCACTTTTTCTGATGGGACTTCGCTTGAAGCCGATCTCGTTCTTATGGCTGTTGGTGTAAAGTCAAATGTGGAGTTAGCGAAAAAGAGTGGATTGGAAGTTCACCGCGGTATTCTTGTCGATGACTATTTGCAAACAAGTGATCCATGTATTTATGCGATAGGTGAATGTGCAGAGCATCGTGACGTTACGTACGGTGTGATTGATCCGATTCTTGATCAAGCGGAACATTTAGCAGGTACGATTGCAGGTTGTCCGAAACCATACCGTGGTTCCGTAGCTTCAACAACCTTAAATATTTCAGGTATCAGCTTGTTTTCTACAGGTCAAGTGCTTGAAACGGAGGATACGCGAACGTACCAATGGATTGATCCCATTCGTCACGTTTACAAAAAAATTGTAACCTTGCATGGTCATGTGATCGGGGCGATTCTTTACGGAGATACTTCAGAAGCGGTCATTTTAGCAAAACTGGTTAGTCGTTTAGCGCCGGTTTCTGACATTCCTTCTAATCAACTTTTTCCTGAAGAAAGGAAACGAAAAACCAATTTAACGCTTGTTCCAAGAAGTGATCAAGTCAGTCGAACAGCTCAAAGCTAG
- a CDS encoding Ger(x)C family spore germination protein: MRKGLLVFISLQLLFLTACWDSNEIEDLGMIMGIGLDYNESGEDVFSMTNQYVVPNNIEGTQFGSSGGTPYQNITLNGSNFFQIIRENSLETDRPPNYTHLKSIVLTEKLLKEEPLKQLISFFLRDHEFRRTVAVFITKESASEILSIEPTKEMFPAVQLKELTQNHDRSLYVQDTLKFGEVSKKITEGASFVIPEVGINKGRIRLLGAGIISDKSEQIVGWLTPEEIGGLKWVTNEVSGGLVAIKENNSETDQAVLEITKASTSIEPVLKDGQLAIQLKVKSSLRLAEDWEIKRDVFQEGWEDELKKQGEKVVKEEMEHVISIAQEQQLDYLEFGTWTSIKQPAYWQKHHKDWNRIFAQLPVTIDVDFTLTGYGTQDIN, translated from the coding sequence ATGAGGAAAGGATTGCTTGTTTTCATTTCTCTTCAACTTCTCTTCCTTACTGCGTGCTGGGATAGCAATGAAATCGAGGATTTGGGGATGATTATGGGGATTGGACTCGATTATAATGAATCAGGTGAAGACGTCTTTTCCATGACTAACCAGTACGTTGTACCAAACAATATTGAAGGAACACAGTTTGGAAGTTCAGGAGGAACTCCTTATCAGAACATCACATTAAACGGAAGCAACTTCTTTCAAATCATCCGTGAGAACTCCCTTGAAACCGATCGTCCACCAAATTACACCCACTTAAAATCCATTGTTCTGACGGAAAAGCTATTAAAAGAAGAACCTTTAAAGCAGTTAATTAGCTTCTTCCTACGAGATCATGAATTTAGGAGAACAGTGGCTGTTTTTATTACGAAAGAATCTGCATCTGAAATTCTTTCAATTGAACCGACAAAAGAAATGTTTCCAGCCGTACAGTTGAAAGAACTGACACAAAACCATGATCGAAGTTTGTACGTTCAAGATACACTCAAATTTGGAGAAGTGTCGAAAAAAATTACTGAAGGCGCAAGCTTTGTAATTCCAGAAGTCGGAATAAATAAAGGACGTATACGACTGCTTGGTGCTGGGATCATTTCAGATAAATCCGAGCAGATCGTCGGTTGGCTTACGCCTGAAGAAATTGGCGGGTTAAAATGGGTGACAAATGAAGTGAGTGGTGGATTAGTAGCGATTAAAGAGAATAATTCTGAGACGGATCAAGCTGTGCTTGAGATTACGAAAGCAAGCACGTCCATTGAACCCGTGTTAAAAGATGGACAGCTGGCCATTCAGTTAAAAGTGAAAAGCTCTCTGAGACTTGCAGAAGACTGGGAAATCAAGCGAGACGTTTTTCAAGAAGGTTGGGAAGATGAATTAAAGAAACAAGGCGAAAAAGTCGTTAAAGAAGAGATGGAGCACGTAATTTCGATTGCTCAGGAACAACAGCTCGATTACTTAGAATTCGGTACTTGGACAAGCATCAAACAACCCGCCTATTGGCAAAAACACCATAAAGATTGGAATCGTATTTTTGCTCAATTGCCAGTAACAATTGATGTTGATTTCACTTTAACTGGCTATGGAACACAGGATATAAATTAA
- a CDS encoding DUF3243 domain-containing protein has protein sequence MKMAEKDPKQAAAHMSEDKKDDIMQNFKTFKDYLGDQVHKGEKLGLGEEGLSKGAKRVADYLAKHEEPRNREEKVLNELWNVANEEERQHMSHVLVKLADQTN, from the coding sequence ATGAAAATGGCAGAGAAAGATCCAAAACAAGCAGCAGCACATATGAGTGAGGATAAGAAAGACGATATTATGCAGAACTTCAAAACCTTCAAAGACTACCTCGGTGACCAGGTTCATAAAGGCGAAAAACTCGGTCTTGGTGAAGAAGGATTATCAAAAGGCGCTAAGCGCGTTGCAGACTATCTAGCGAAGCATGAAGAACCACGTAACCGTGAAGAAAAAGTACTAAATGAACTATGGAACGTAGCGAACGAGGAAGAACGTCAGCATATGTCTCACGTTCTCGTGAAACTCGCTGATCAAACAAATTAA
- a CDS encoding spore germination protein, whose product MKRRRFVRSSSLLEEQIKLEFHNSEDLKQKTIQLDGLTLTLLYLDDISDRMVIQKTIISPLLTISSEDTKISSTDIPDLIPMAAVNNINDHSTISRHLMDGCTVLIARETTDDHVYSVKTTYSVKRSPDEPVNEPTISGPRDGFIECIQDNKALLRAHLKTSDLLFEQYFVGKDVVTSISITYLQGKASETLINEVRERISQIEVDYMTDAGVLEQLIERNPLSVFPELASTQHPTKVANALLEGRVALMTDGSPTVLIAPTTLNMLLQTPDDYYFKWIPASLIRLLSYFTALISVLLPAAYISLISFHHGLIPTSLAVSLSKTREGVPFPSVIEAFIMELTIEILREAGVRLPKPIGSTVSIVGAIVIGETAVSSGIVSPMMVMVISFTAICSFAIPNYQLSLALRTIRFFILFSASVLGVYGMLIAIFIVTTHLIKLRSFSSPYMEPFAPIHFRRWKDSFIRLYYRVGKRTGI is encoded by the coding sequence ATGAAAAGAAGACGATTCGTACGTTCTTCTTCATTACTAGAGGAACAAATTAAGCTTGAATTTCATAACAGTGAAGACCTAAAACAGAAAACCATTCAACTCGACGGTCTTACACTGACACTGTTGTATCTCGATGACATTTCTGATCGCATGGTCATTCAAAAAACCATTATTAGTCCACTACTAACGATCTCAAGTGAAGACACGAAGATTAGCTCAACTGATATTCCTGATCTTATTCCAATGGCAGCGGTGAATAATATTAACGATCACAGTACCATTTCAAGACACCTGATGGATGGCTGCACGGTACTTATTGCACGGGAAACGACAGATGATCACGTTTACTCTGTAAAAACGACGTATTCCGTCAAGAGATCACCGGATGAACCGGTGAATGAACCGACGATTAGTGGGCCACGAGATGGTTTTATCGAATGCATTCAGGATAATAAAGCATTATTGCGTGCTCATTTAAAAACGAGCGATCTTTTGTTTGAGCAGTATTTTGTTGGGAAAGATGTCGTGACGTCGATTTCAATCACATACTTACAGGGAAAAGCGAGCGAGACACTAATTAACGAAGTGAGAGAGCGAATCAGTCAAATTGAGGTAGATTATATGACAGATGCTGGAGTGCTTGAGCAGTTGATTGAACGCAATCCCCTCTCTGTTTTCCCTGAACTAGCCTCGACTCAGCATCCAACGAAAGTAGCGAATGCGCTACTTGAAGGGCGCGTCGCTCTAATGACAGACGGCTCGCCAACAGTATTAATTGCACCAACAACGCTGAACATGCTTCTTCAAACACCTGACGACTATTACTTTAAATGGATTCCAGCCTCTCTCATTCGGCTTTTGAGTTATTTCACAGCCCTGATCTCAGTTCTTTTGCCTGCAGCTTATATTTCACTCATTTCCTTTCACCATGGACTTATTCCTACAAGTCTTGCGGTTTCTCTCTCAAAGACGAGGGAAGGTGTTCCATTCCCTTCTGTTATTGAGGCCTTTATTATGGAACTTACCATTGAAATTTTACGTGAGGCTGGGGTGCGACTCCCTAAACCGATTGGTTCAACAGTAAGCATCGTCGGGGCCATTGTCATTGGCGAAACTGCCGTAAGCTCTGGAATTGTTAGTCCGATGATGGTTATGGTGATTTCATTTACAGCGATCTGTTCTTTCGCTATACCGAATTACCAGCTAAGCCTTGCGCTCAGAACGATTCGCTTTTTTATCTTATTTTCTGCATCCGTTCTTGGCGTCTATGGTATGCTAATTGCCATCTTTATTGTCACGACCCATCTAATTAAACTTAGAAGTTTTTCGAGCCCTTATATGGAGCCATTTGCGCCCATTCATTTCAGACGATGGAAAGACTCCTTTATACGGCTCTATTATCGTGTGGGAAAAAGGACGGGGATTTAA
- a CDS encoding DHA2 family efflux MFS transporter permease subunit, which yields MNQSGKETPRPKYGILAILIVGAFIAFLNNTLLNIALPSIMADLQIETATVQWLTTGFMLVNGIMIPATAFLIEKYSVRRLFLVAIGLFTLGTVIAGMAQIFPVLLGGRMLQASGSAIMMPLLMNVMLISFPIEKRGAAMGVFGLILMAAPAIGPTLSGWIIEHYDWRMLFHFVTPIAISIFLLGFFLLKDKKEKVNIRLDLFSLILSSAGFGGILYGFSSAGNKGWDSPQVYLTIGIGVISLTTFIIRQSKQERPMLNFTIFKYPMFALSSSITMVVNMAMFSGMLLLPIYVQTIRGISPLDAGLMMLPGALVMAFMSPITGRLFDKIGGRILATTGLAITVVTTYLFSTLSMETTYNYIMILHAVRMFGMSMVMMPVSTNGLNQLPARFYPHGTAMNNTLNQVAGAIGTALLVTIMSNRTESVAADLAKEAAAGNAGVDPATLQQQIAMQAMLEGINFAFFIATFIAGLAFVLAFFIKRAGREKEVKQPIVPESKPVDLVTNA from the coding sequence ATGAATCAATCAGGAAAAGAGACGCCTCGTCCAAAGTACGGTATTCTTGCGATTTTAATTGTTGGCGCGTTTATCGCGTTTCTAAATAATACGCTACTTAATATTGCACTACCGTCGATTATGGCGGATTTACAAATAGAAACCGCAACGGTTCAGTGGCTTACGACAGGTTTTATGCTTGTAAACGGAATCATGATTCCAGCTACGGCCTTTTTAATTGAAAAATATTCGGTGCGCCGCCTCTTTCTTGTGGCGATTGGACTATTTACGCTTGGTACCGTGATTGCCGGAATGGCTCAGATTTTCCCTGTCCTACTTGGAGGGAGAATGTTACAGGCTTCAGGATCCGCCATTATGATGCCGCTCTTAATGAACGTGATGCTTATTAGCTTTCCGATTGAAAAAAGGGGAGCGGCGATGGGCGTTTTCGGTCTCATTCTAATGGCAGCGCCAGCGATTGGTCCAACGCTATCTGGGTGGATTATCGAACATTATGATTGGAGAATGTTATTCCACTTTGTTACACCAATTGCGATTTCAATCTTCTTGCTTGGGTTCTTCTTATTAAAAGATAAGAAAGAAAAGGTAAACATTCGACTCGATTTGTTCTCACTTATTTTATCAAGCGCGGGGTTTGGTGGTATTCTTTACGGCTTTAGTTCTGCGGGAAATAAAGGATGGGATAGTCCGCAAGTTTATTTAACGATTGGGATTGGGGTTATCTCGCTGACAACCTTCATTATTCGACAGTCGAAGCAAGAGCGACCGATGCTAAACTTTACGATCTTTAAATATCCAATGTTCGCTCTTTCATCTTCCATTACAATGGTTGTGAACATGGCGATGTTTTCAGGAATGCTGTTGCTTCCGATCTACGTACAAACGATTCGAGGCATTTCACCGCTTGATGCCGGTTTAATGATGCTGCCGGGAGCACTCGTAATGGCCTTCATGTCACCGATTACGGGTCGATTGTTTGATAAAATTGGTGGGCGAATTCTTGCAACAACTGGTCTTGCGATTACGGTAGTTACAACATACCTGTTCAGTACACTGTCGATGGAGACAACGTATAACTACATTATGATTCTTCATGCTGTCCGAATGTTCGGGATGTCGATGGTGATGATGCCGGTATCAACGAACGGGTTAAATCAACTACCAGCTCGTTTCTATCCGCACGGGACTGCAATGAACAATACGCTCAACCAGGTAGCTGGTGCGATTGGCACAGCTCTTCTCGTGACGATTATGTCTAACCGGACGGAATCTGTTGCGGCCGATCTTGCGAAGGAAGCTGCGGCTGGAAACGCAGGAGTTGACCCGGCTACGCTTCAACAGCAAATCGCCATGCAAGCGATGCTTGAAGGTATTAACTTCGCTTTCTTTATCGCTACCTTTATCGCAGGTTTGGCGTTTGTGCTTGCTTTCTTCATTAAGCGCGCGGGACGTGAAAAAGAAGTGAAGCAGCCGATTGTGCCGGAGTCGAAGCCTGTTGATCTAGTAACAAATGCATAG
- a CDS encoding SRPBCC family protein, with protein sequence MIQWQEEKTIEAPIETVWELFKDEHIKAIMPKVEEHVLIEKEEHEVGAKHRQTYREGKRLETYTVETLAYEDNETFKVKRICFVLGKAFEITLGFTLQKVGENQTKFTYEGQNKGVNFVGRAMLKLSRPKDQMNVVQEFMDRVESEAKKRA encoded by the coding sequence ATGATTCAATGGCAAGAAGAAAAGACGATTGAAGCACCGATCGAAACGGTTTGGGAATTATTTAAAGACGAGCATATTAAAGCGATTATGCCTAAGGTTGAAGAGCATGTGTTAATTGAAAAAGAAGAGCATGAAGTAGGCGCAAAGCATCGCCAAACGTATCGTGAAGGAAAAAGACTAGAAACGTACACGGTTGAAACGCTTGCTTATGAAGATAACGAAACGTTTAAAGTGAAGCGCATTTGCTTTGTTTTAGGAAAAGCATTTGAAATCACGCTTGGCTTTACACTCCAAAAGGTGGGAGAAAACCAAACGAAATTCACTTATGAAGGACAAAATAAAGGAGTGAATTTTGTAGGTAGAGCGATGCTGAAGTTAAGTCGACCGAAGGATCAAATGAACGTTGTTCAGGAGTTTATGGACCGAGTGGAAAGCGAAGCAAAGAAGAGGGCTTAG
- a CDS encoding uroporphyrinogen-III synthase, with protein MGLKDKRIAVTGGRKGEEIRTLIEKQGGKAFIRPAQGTVFTNAAHVVQSIQEIIENPPDLLIFTTGMGEKRMAELAEANGLGAPYEQLLRTVPIAVRGTKTFQHFKQKGITPRTVADRGTMHQLEESLAIENQSIALQMHGENVPTFIKTLEQANNEVRTIYPYEHTPPEEAVVEQLVEEMESGLLNAVAFTSAIQVRYFFDYVENKKKKNAILSLLNGEVLPVAVGEVTEEHLKERGVERVLTPTTPRMGAMVMAMSKYYQE; from the coding sequence ATGGGACTTAAGGATAAAAGGATTGCCGTAACGGGTGGGCGAAAGGGAGAAGAGATCCGCACCCTTATCGAAAAACAGGGTGGAAAAGCATTCATTCGCCCCGCGCAGGGAACCGTCTTTACAAACGCGGCGCATGTTGTTCAATCAATACAAGAAATCATTGAAAACCCTCCGGATTTGTTGATTTTCACAACGGGTATGGGCGAAAAGAGAATGGCTGAGCTTGCGGAAGCGAACGGTCTAGGAGCACCTTATGAACAGCTGCTTCGAACAGTACCAATCGCTGTTCGAGGTACGAAAACATTCCAACATTTTAAACAAAAAGGGATTACTCCAAGAACAGTAGCCGATCGTGGGACGATGCATCAACTTGAAGAATCACTCGCGATCGAAAATCAATCCATTGCTCTTCAAATGCATGGAGAGAATGTGCCAACGTTTATTAAAACGCTTGAACAAGCAAATAATGAGGTTCGAACCATTTATCCGTACGAACACACGCCTCCTGAGGAAGCGGTGGTCGAACAATTGGTTGAGGAGATGGAAAGTGGGTTACTTAATGCGGTGGCATTTACGAGTGCCATCCAGGTACGGTACTTTTTTGACTATGTTGAAAATAAGAAAAAGAAAAACGCGATCCTGTCTCTCTTAAATGGTGAGGTTCTTCCTGTAGCCGTTGGGGAAGTAACAGAAGAACACCTGAAAGAGCGGGGAGTTGAGCGCGTCTTAACGCCAACCACACCACGTATGGGCGCGATGGTGATGGCCATGTCCAAGTATTATCAGGAATAA
- a CDS encoding TetR/AcrR family transcriptional regulator has protein sequence MQSLFLPNSKGFVSILKVRYDQIYTDSIKVMRTTYNYKEVKGDTMNDRKQHVIKMAHQLFIERGFQSTSIQDILEYSGISKGTFYNYFSSKNELLIALFKALYESMEQKRDELLIGQDPSDLTIFKKQIELQMNTNKKNKLITLFEEVFVSNDEDLKHFLREGQKRMLRWVYNRFLELFGEEKQPYLLDGAIMFLGILHHNVKYYSIANGASADIYPVVEYSVDRMVTVVEDASITDQQLNKPEQMDDWFPEGNQLFQTNLVSTIRSLKSDLSESNNEAIERLDFVKDELLHSKKSRKFLIESVLCSLRDDPKLDQTTVKQLDELVCNYFK, from the coding sequence TTGCAATCATTATTTCTTCCCAATTCAAAAGGATTTGTTTCAATACTAAAAGTAAGGTATGATCAGATTTATACCGACAGTATAAAAGTGATGAGAACAACTTATAACTATAAAGAAGTAAAAGGTGATACGATGAACGATCGCAAACAGCATGTTATTAAGATGGCGCATCAGCTTTTTATAGAAAGAGGCTTTCAGTCTACTTCCATACAAGACATTTTAGAGTATAGCGGGATTTCAAAAGGAACGTTTTACAATTACTTTTCTTCTAAAAACGAACTTTTAATCGCTCTGTTTAAAGCACTATATGAATCGATGGAGCAGAAACGAGATGAACTGCTTATCGGTCAGGACCCATCAGACCTTACGATATTCAAGAAACAAATCGAACTGCAAATGAATACAAATAAAAAAAACAAGCTCATTACGCTGTTTGAGGAAGTGTTTGTTTCAAATGATGAAGACTTAAAACATTTCCTACGAGAAGGTCAGAAACGAATGCTTCGATGGGTTTACAACCGCTTTCTTGAGCTATTTGGCGAAGAAAAACAACCGTACTTATTGGATGGGGCCATCATGTTTTTGGGGATACTTCACCATAATGTAAAGTATTATTCGATCGCGAATGGAGCAAGTGCAGATATTTATCCAGTTGTGGAATACAGCGTGGATCGGATGGTTACGGTCGTGGAAGATGCTTCAATCACAGATCAACAACTAAACAAGCCAGAGCAAATGGACGACTGGTTTCCAGAAGGTAACCAGTTGTTTCAAACAAACCTCGTTAGTACCATCCGTTCATTAAAATCTGATCTATCAGAATCAAATAATGAAGCAATTGAACGATTAGATTTTGTAAAGGATGAGCTTCTTCATTCCAAGAAATCCCGAAAGTTCCTCATTGAAAGTGTTCTTTGTTCACTAAGAGATGATCCGAAGCTTGATCAAACAACTGTTAAACAGCTTGATGAGTTAGTTTGCAACTATTTTAAGTAA
- a CDS encoding endospore germination permease yields the protein MQNNQHSLPIIIFFISTIIGVGIVTLPRETATIVGQPNMWISVILGAMIAFMNALFIFMLMKKYPMKTVFDIAPELVGKWIGKLLNLIFVCYTISISAYIIRTMAEIVNYYLLDKTPKFVVLLVFVLSCMYLVSTGLSNILLFLQLYFPIILLMFLLLTLLSIKNIEPTHLRPMMYMDGIDLLKGVNSTFFSFVGYELLMVLSGQHRLTRWKPVVFILGISIGSVCFIYVLFFILNIGVLSIEELKVITFPTIEMAKAIEFQGFFFERFELLFLFGWIITIFTTLTAYYYSAMLGVCKTVNCKKSLLMNAIIGMLILLLSLLPSGITELFSYGTYLNYLSYASLIAIPLLLFLFSFRKGAMK from the coding sequence TTGCAAAACAACCAGCACTCTCTTCCCATCATTATCTTTTTTATTTCAACCATTATTGGTGTTGGAATCGTCACGTTACCACGTGAAACAGCTACGATTGTTGGACAGCCAAATATGTGGATTAGTGTCATTCTCGGAGCGATGATCGCCTTCATGAACGCGCTATTTATTTTTATGTTAATGAAGAAATATCCGATGAAAACCGTTTTTGATATCGCGCCAGAATTGGTAGGAAAATGGATTGGAAAGCTCCTCAATCTGATTTTCGTTTGCTATACGATTTCGATTTCCGCCTACATCATTCGAACAATGGCTGAAATTGTGAATTATTACTTACTTGATAAAACACCCAAATTCGTTGTCTTGCTTGTTTTTGTACTCTCTTGTATGTATCTCGTATCAACTGGGCTTTCAAACATCCTGCTCTTTTTACAACTGTACTTCCCAATTATTTTGTTAATGTTTCTCCTCTTAACCTTACTTAGCATTAAAAATATTGAACCGACTCACTTACGACCGATGATGTATATGGATGGAATTGACCTACTAAAAGGAGTCAATTCCACCTTTTTCTCGTTCGTAGGATATGAGCTTCTTATGGTGCTATCAGGACAACACCGCCTTACACGCTGGAAACCAGTTGTCTTTATTCTAGGCATCAGCATCGGCAGTGTATGCTTTATTTATGTGCTGTTCTTCATCCTAAACATTGGTGTTCTTAGTATTGAAGAGCTCAAAGTGATTACGTTTCCAACGATCGAAATGGCAAAAGCGATCGAATTCCAGGGGTTTTTCTTTGAAAGATTTGAGCTTCTCTTTTTATTTGGATGGATTATCACGATCTTCACCACCCTAACCGCATACTATTACTCTGCGATGCTTGGTGTTTGTAAAACCGTTAATTGCAAAAAATCACTCTTAATGAATGCCATCATCGGAATGCTTATCCTACTGCTCTCGTTGCTACCATCGGGCATTACAGAGCTATTTTCATATGGAACCTATTTAAACTATTTATCGTATGCTTCTTTAATCGCCATTCCTCTATTGTTATTCCTCTTTTCATTTAGAAAGGGGGCGATGAAATGA
- a CDS encoding YjzC family protein, whose amino-acid sequence MADRYKTGEKAPENAKYEFDGLTNGNNSNPTEDEKHISLQSGETFPPLRSSKESAYWKKA is encoded by the coding sequence ATGGCAGATCGTTACAAAACAGGTGAAAAGGCTCCAGAAAACGCCAAGTATGAGTTTGATGGTTTAACGAACGGGAACAATAGCAATCCTACAGAAGATGAGAAGCACATTAGCCTTCAAAGTGGAGAAACCTTTCCTCCCCTTCGATCGAGCAAAGAATCGGCATATTGGAAAAAAGCCTAA